Part of the Gemmatimonadota bacterium genome, TCAATTCGCCCACTTTTGCGTTTCCATGGGAGAGATAGATTCAGCAATCAATAAAAGGAGTTTTTTATGTCCAGAATTAATGTCGGTCTTGCCCGCCGCGAAAATCGCCGCCAGAATGTGTTTGGTGCTCTCGATCTCATCCGCGATGATGTGATTCCCAAACTGGCTGAGCAGGTGATGCTTAAGCCCAATTTTCTTTCGTCTAAAAATCAACTGGCGTCTTCTCATCCCGATGCGATGCGAGGGGCTATTGATTTTTTGCTCACTACGCCCAATCCACCGGATGAGATTCTCATTGCCGAGGGGGGTAATGAAGATATTCCGGGAGAGGCTTTTGATAATTTCGAGTATCACGCTTTGATAGAAGAATACGATGTTCCTATCCGACTTGTTGATCTCAATTCTGAGACCCGTTGGGAGACTGTGCCGATTTTTCTCGATGACCGCACTGAATACCAGGTGTATATGCCCAAGACCGTGCTGGAGTGTCCCTGTACGATTTCAATGGCGGTTGCCAAAACGCACGATGTTACAGTTGTTACGCTCGCGCTCAAGAATATGATTATGGGAACGATTCGCAAAGTAGATCGCGTTAAGATGCACGGGTTTCCCTCGCATCCAGAACGCTTGCGTCCCAATGAGTCCAAACGGCTCAATGTCAATCTCATTCGGCTCGCCAAATATCTGGCACCGGATATC contains:
- a CDS encoding DUF362 domain-containing protein, giving the protein MSRINVGLARRENRRQNVFGALDLIRDDVIPKLAEQVMLKPNFLSSKNQLASSHPDAMRGAIDFLLTTPNPPDEILIAEGGNEDIPGEAFDNFEYHALIEEYDVPIRLVDLNSETRWETVPIFLDDRTEYQVYMPKTVLECPCTISMAVAKTHDVTVVTLALKNMIMGTIRKVDRVKMHGFPSHPERLRPNESKRLNVNLIRLAKYLAPDIGVIDGTVGLQGNGPGGTDSVDLGVAAASVDVFAVDAVMTSVMGFEPAKQGLLYYANQLGIGVTDLNNINILETAIEDVARAFKPHKWIAEQRQWHEPNAMADIFA